The following are encoded together in the Hydractinia symbiolongicarpus strain clone_291-10 chromosome 14, HSymV2.1, whole genome shotgun sequence genome:
- the LOC130626018 gene encoding uncharacterized protein LOC130626018: MRFVVSFFAVLMCTFASPVYGNLRAKITKECGQRPPFTKDTNEAITKVGNALNLRINSGFDRCHTLSFQIIRKEVCDLFPADGTPVCATKVNNWRVKMDTLNDALHTIDTEWIHYKDLKKNGIAYGEFENTNKKNKDKVTASLDDVIKHQGSSDGVLASKIKAVMVYMNSATANLRPGHASVNRAIGGHLDPLLKVKTSKIPSTKAKLILTSNSIAFERNYPTTWKVKAGSIMTSDNM; the protein is encoded by the coding sequence ATGCGGTTTGTTGTATCATTCTTTGCTGTATTAATGTGCACATTTGCTTCTCCAGTATATGGAAACTTGAGGGCGAAGATAACGAAGGAATGCGGTCAGAGGCCTCCTTTTACGAAGGACACAAATGAGGCTATAACAAAAGTTGGTAACGCGTTGAATCTGCGTATTAATTCAGGATTTGATCGGTGTCACACGCTCTCCTTTCAAATAATTAGAAAGGAGGTTTGTGACCTTTTTCCCGCAGATGGAACACCGGTGTGTGCGACGAAAGTGAACAATTGGAGGGTTAAAATGGACACACTAAATGACGCCTTGCATACAATTGACACCGAATGGATTCATTACAAagacttaaaaaaaaatgggaTAGCTTATGGGGAATTTGAAAAtacgaacaaaaaaaataaagataaagtcACTGCAAGTTTAGATGATGTAATTAAACATCAAGGATCGTCTGATGGGGTTTTGGCGAGCAAAATCAAAGCGGTGATGGTTTATATGAATAGTGCCACGGCTAATTTGCGCCCTGGCCATGCTAGTGTAAATCGGGCAATTGGGGGTCACTTAGATCCGttattaaaagtcaaaactagCAAAATTCCTTCAACGAAGGCGAAGTTGATTTTGACTAGCAATTCAATAGCTTTTGAACGAAACTACCCAACTACATGGAAGGTAAAAGCAGGTAGCATCATGACATCCGACAATATGTGA
- the LOC130625859 gene encoding uncharacterized protein LOC130625859, which produces MQFVVSFVVVLICTFASSIYGDLRSEIDTACGRRSFTPDTNDAITAVGDALGLPVVKKRKNQKTGLYDRCHTLSFEVIREHVCDDYPTGTSSSVGAWRKSIDKLSDDLHTIDNEWFLYGALTGHTAAYQKFVDANNLNKNEVQKSLDEVIKNQGQPDEILAGKIGKVLEYMNSATANLRPGAASINRSIGGHLDPLLNKKKISGQIVSEGDLTAHSKHLGDEYGSNWKRDEWGIKTSDRQ; this is translated from the coding sequence ATGCAATTCGTTGTATCATTCGTTGTTGTACTTATCTGTACATTTGCTTCTTCAATATATGGAGATTTGAGATCTGAGATAGACACCGCATGTGGAAGGCGAAGTTTTACACCAGATACAAATGACGCAATTACAGCAGTTGGTGACGCTCTTGGACTGCCCgtagttaaaaaaagaaaaaatcaaaaaacggGTTTATATGATCGCTGTCACACACTTTCCTTCGAGGTTATTCGAGAGCACGTGTGTGACGATTATCCCACCGGCACATCCTCCTCGGTAGGTGCCTGGAGAAAATCCATTGACAAACTAAGCGACGATTTGCATACAATTGACAATGAATGGTTTCTTTATGGCGCATTAACAGGACACACGGCGGCTTATCAGAAGTTTGTGGATGCCAACAATTTAAACAAGAACGAGGTGCAAAAAAGTTTAGACGAAGTCATCAAAAATCAAGGCCAGCCTGATGAAATTTTGGCTGGAAAAATTGGAAAAGTATTAGAGTATATGAATAGCGCCACGGCTAATTTGCGTCCTGGCGCCGCTTCCATTAATCGTTCAATCGGGGGTCACTTAGATCCAttattaaacaagaaaaaaatttccgGCCAAATAGTAAGTGAGGGGGATTTGACCGCACATTCGAAACATTTGGGTGATGAATACGGCTCCAATTGGAAAAGGGATGAGTGGGGAATTAAAACATCTGACAGACAATAA